From a single Apium graveolens cultivar Ventura chromosome 2, ASM990537v1, whole genome shotgun sequence genomic region:
- the LOC141700137 gene encoding uncharacterized protein LOC141700137, producing the protein MVIYLTICNFAVRVVLVREEDGIQLLVHYVSKRLANVETRYTSLEKLAYALILASQKLRPYFQMHRIKVRTSYPLRKVMDKPEESGQILKWTVELSQFEVDYKPMTAIKGQALADFIL; encoded by the coding sequence ATGGTCATATACTTGACCATCTGTAACTTTGCAGTAAGGGTTGTATTGGTCCGAGAGGAAGATGGTATCCAGCTCTTGGTACACTATGTGAGTAAGAGGCTAGCTAATGTAGAGACTCGGTATACAAGTCTCGAGAAATTAGCATATGCTCTGATCCTGGCCTCCCAAAAGCTCAGGCCCTATTTTCAGATGCACAGGATAAAAGTACGAACCTCCTATCCCCTCAGGAAGGTAATGGACAAGCCGGAGGAATCTGGTCAAATATTGAAGTGGACGGTTGAGCTCAGCCAGTtcgaggtggattataagccaaTGACCGCAATCAAAGGCCAAGCCCTGGCCGATTTTATCCTATAA